The Delphinus delphis chromosome 13, mDelDel1.2, whole genome shotgun sequence DNA window CCATCGCAGCCCTCTGTTCTGGGTGTCCctgtgagttggggtggtgcccTCATCCTCTGGGCAGACCCGTCCCCTCTCCAGGTGAGGGGCTGTACTGACCAGAGCCTCACCTCCAATGCAGCCCGGGCTGGTTCTGATGCAGCCAGAGTTCTTAGCACAACCCTATCCTGAAGCAGAAGCTGATGGAGGGAGACAATCAGCTGCTCGGTTAAGTAATTCCTAGTAGATTTTATAAAGGATCAGTGATTGAATTCGACTGTTAAAAAGTTCTAGGATCAAACTTGCTGGCTTCTTAGCTGTGAGGCACCTTGTGAGGCCGGGTCTTTACCGTCCAGGCAGGTCATACATCCCACACCAGCGCCGTGGCATCTGGCTGTGTCTGCTGCTCCTTCCTAAAATGTTCACCCGTGGCCTCCATGGTGTCTGGGAGACCTTGCTTTGCTGACCAGGAGTTGTGCTGGGGAAGCCCAGGGGCTGTCTTCTCTGCAGCCTTCTGCCTCTGAGAGTGAGAAGTGCTGTTTAGAGGTGTTGTGGGGGTCCCCAAGAGCACCCTCAGGTTTAACGATTCCCTAGAAGGACTCAGAATTAGTAGAGCTGTTATACTCACGGTTGTGGTTTGTTACAGCAAAAGGATGCAGATTAAAATCCTCAAGGGAGACAAGCTGGTGGGCAGAGTCCAGGAGAGCAAGCACAGCTTCCCTTTGTCCCCTCTCTGTGGAGTTGTGTGTGCAGCCTGCACTCCCCCCACTGTGACGTGGGACATCCAGGAGGCACGGCTGCCCGCCTGGCTGACTAGagtctccagcccctccagaGGTCACACTGTGTGGCTCAAGGCCCCCCACCCTGTAAACCACATTGCTGGTGCAGACTGTCAGGCTGACCTGAGGACTCTGGGAAGCAAAGTCACTCTTCAGGCTAATACGAGGGCAAGGAGCCAGACAAGGCCTTTCTCGGGAACACACGGTATGAGCGGCCTGGGCAGCCTGCACATGCAGCGAGGGGCACCAACCTTTGCCCTTGGTGGTTCTCTTGCCACCTAAGACCACTCTACACTGTCACTCCTGCCGGGACGGAGCCCCGCATTCAAGCATGTTCCCCGCCAGCTCCTGCGTCCCTGCTGGTGCGTATGTGTGTCATGCTCCCTGGGAAGGGGAGCGACATTGATGGGGGTAACTCTCAAGTTTCTAGATTCAGCGTATCGACTCCAGATCAACCTCTGCCTGCTGGTTGTTCAAAACCAGAGTTTAATCGCAATCAGGACGAGACACTTAATGCTGGCACCTTCCCCTCCAGAGCTCGGGCGGGACTCAGGTTAGGGTGGGGGCTGCGCCATCCCCAAGTGCTGGCTGAGGATTTACAGAGAGCCTTCCTCTGCGGGTGACGGGGAGCTACAGAAGGTGCAATGCCATCACGTCTCATCCTCCCTAGGAACTCGTGCGCCAGCGAGGGGCCTTGGAGCGCACAGAGAAGATGGTGGACAAGATGGAGCAGGATCTGAAGACCAGCCAGAAGCACATCAACAGCATCAAGAGTGTGTTCGGAGGGCTCGTCAATTACTTCAGAACCAAACCCTCAGAGACCCCACCTGCGCAGAATGGCACCCTTGCCCCCCAGCCCAGCAGCAGGTGAGCGGTGCCCGTCTGGCCGGAGCAAAGCAGCAGAGGGGGGTTTAGTGCGGGTGGCCGAGCCTTTCAGGACACTTCTCATGCCTTAAAGGGACCAAAGGACCCTGAAAGTTACTCACTGGGAGGGATTTGTCTTCAGACATTTTGAAACAAGAAGCGTTCTCCACTGCTCTTGATTGTGTGATGTGACTGCTGTTCAGTCTGCAAACTGTGCGTGAATTGGGTCTCCATAAATTACTGCTCCTGGTAATTTGAAAGAGAGAATGTTCACTCTAATCAGTATAAATGTGACTCACTTCAcagaatttttgctttaaaaagttttCATGTCCAGCTTCCCCATATCTAATTCAAGTTGCCCAttgattatcattttaaaatcagagattattttcctcaaaatttttGGCTAGAGGTATAATAAAATCATACTGCAATTTTGGCTGGCATATAAATGCCATGTGTTCAAACGTAAAATAATTCAGTTTCTGCTAAAACATGATTGTTGCTCATATGTCAGATCATTGTATCTGTCTTTTATTATAAAGACAATATCACCACATTACAGAAAATCTACACCTTACCTACCGTAACACAAAGAATGTAGGTTGCTCCCCTTATTCAGTGTTTTCATAATTGCAGTTAGAATATTCATTTGGCTTTGTATCTTGGTCAGAAGAGGCATTTGATTTTCTCACATGGGCACTGTTAGAAAAGACTGCACTGTCACAGGTGCTTTtcctttctaaaagtttttttcttctcgTAACTTTTATCCAAAGATTGAAAGAAGCCATAAGTACAAGTAAAGACCAGGAGGCACAGTACCAGACCAGCCACCCAAACCTCAGGAAGCTCAATGACTCAGGTCAGTGCTCCCGCCCACACACGGGTTCTGCGGGGACACCTTGCACTGGGTAGGGGCGTCGGGGGCCTCAGTGCCTCTCTCAGGGAGCAGGGGGTGTGCGTTATGGCAGGTTCAGCCCTGCTCCCCCATGGAGGGAGGGATAAGGGAGTGGGAGCCTGGCCTGTATAGCTCTGAGATCTTCAGGCAGGGAAACACCTATGCTGAGTAGGATATGACCCCCCGGACATCCACGCCTTAATCCCCAGGCCCCAGGAATATGTCAGGTCACATGGCAAAAGGGGAATCGTGGTCGCAGAGGGAAGTACAGTTGTTGATCGGCTGACTTGagttggggagattatcctgggttttCCGGTTGGACCCAGTGAAATCGCAAAGGTCCTTTGCAAgtgggaaggaggcagaggagagagtgaTGGAGTGAGAGATTTGAAGGTGCCGGGCAGCTGGCTCTCAGGTGGAGGAGGGGCCGCTGCTAAGGATTGACCTCCAGGGGCTGGAAGGGGCCGGGAATCGGATTCTCCCTAAGTGCCTCCAGGGGAACCAACCCCACTGACACCTGGGTCTGAGGACGGGGAGACCCAGGTTGGACGTCTGACTTCCAGAACCAAAGGAtggtttgtggtattttgttgcaGTGACAGAAGGAGGCTAATGTAGCCCCTGAGCCCCAGTGGGCGCAGAAGCGGCCGTGTGGACAAGGAGTGTGAGATAGGAGGTGTTTTGTGTCAGATTGTCCCATTAATATCAAATGATGGGCCCAGGAACATCCCTCATCTGGAAAGGAATCAAGGCCTCCCGGGGGCTCTGTCGACCCCTAGAGAGCCAGGCACATTGGAAGTAACCAGATGCTTCCTGTGCCGCCTGCGGGCACAGCCGAGGGGAGGCCTGGCGGAGGAGGGCCCGGAGGTTCATCTGGGAAGGCAAAAGCTGCAGAGGAAGTGGGAGAAGACTGTGCGCTGAGGGGCTTCCGTAGGCCATGCTGAAGGAGAGACCCCAAGTCTAGAAAGAGATGGTCCCCAGAAGACATACCCTGGGTGACAGGGCTTTTCTGTGTACatttggaaactgaggttcagagaagattTCTGGGGGCAAATGTGCATCATTTAACGTTTCTTTTTCCGGAGCCTGTGTGGGTTTGCGTGGTGGCTGCTCCAACTTCCATACCATTACGTGCATGAATCTCTTTCCTGAGCTCGAGGGTCCGTGGCTGACCAGGTGACCCATAGGCTGGGGTTCTTTGATCTCCGAGGGGCTGCCCTCAGGAagcgtctccctcccgcccctTCCCTGTCCCGCCTGCCTCTCTCAGTGGCCTCAGAACCAACCGCCTTAGTCCTTCCACCCGTTTTCCAGATTAAGATGAGTTTTGTGAAGCGGCATTTCAAGTGTGTCAGTTAACCGTCCTCCTGGTGTTTCTTTGTCAACTCAGACTCCATCCCTGGAGGGGCCGATTCTGCCGTGAGCTCCGAGGCTTACCCAAGGAACCCGCACCTGCGCACCTGTCACCAGAGGATTGACAGCAACCTCGGTAAGACCAGAGCACCGCCACCAGCACCACGGCTTGCGTGCACCGGGGCCCCCCGTTGTccacccctgcacacacacacgcacgtgcgcgTGTGCAACATCCCAGCCCCTCGCCCTCTCTGGGGTCTGCCCGCTTGTCTCCGTCCCCACCTCTTGTCTGGGAGGTGACAGCGACAGGGTCAGGGTCTGGGGACTACGCTGTGCAGCCTGGGCTCTGCCCACCCCCCTCACCACCCGGCCATGCCACCCTGCTTCCTCCGTGTGCCCTGGGCTCGGGCAGGGTCAGGTGAGCAAAACTGGAAGGCTCGCGGGAGGCAGCCCAGCAGGTCAGGCATACATGGGGCCAGCAGCACCTTGGCCGCGTGGCCAGGCACCCTGCTTCCTGGGCCTCGGGCTCCAGGGCGCCCTGTTGTAACCACATACCTGCTGGCTTCTCTGGTGTCTCCCTAACCAGTCTCCAGAAACACAGGAGAAGTTCAGTTTTGTCCCTACTTTACACCCAGGGCCCAGAAGGCGAaaatggagagaggagggggttaTTTGCAGTCGGGTGGAGGAGTTGGCCCCTCAGCAGCCCCCTCTGACCTTTGCTTCCTGTGTGTGAACCTCCCCCATGGCCACCCAGGTTGCTTGCCAACCCTCCTTCCCCTTAGGGGATGGCAAAGAGGGTGAGACAGAAAGGAAAGCTTCCCCTGCTCTCTCCTCCCAGGGGACACGGGCCCCCAGCTCTCCCAGGGCAGTGCCCACTCCAGCAGCCCGGGCTACTGGTACAGACAACACGTGAGGCAGACCCACATCCTTTATTTAACCTTCATTTAACCTTTGTTTCTCAGCACATAGACTCATTGTAGAAAACTGTGAAGTTAGGCAAGTGCCCTAAGGAAACCAACACCCAAATTCCACCGTCCAGCAGTGACAACTGCTTTGGTGTCATTCCTTCTGTTTCTCCACCCTGAACCTCAACTGCTGTCTGCCCTCGGAGCCCAGGGGCACCCCGGAGGTCACTGCTTGCTTGTCCTCTGGACTCGGCCCTGGAGCCGAAGGCATCAGGCAGAGGGTGTATCTGCCAGGCCTGACTCCAGAGAAACACAGGGACTGGCGGGCCCCCCATCCTCCCCACCAAAGGTTTCCCCACCAAGAAAGGCTGGCACTGGTGCCTGCTGGGGGGAAGACCTATTGCAGGGGGCGAGATTCAGGAATGCAGGGAGTGCAGCAGGAAGAAGACCAAGGACAGCCTACCCCAGAGGCTGAGGGTGTGCATTGGGACGGCAGGGTGAGCGGGACACAGAGCAGCGCAGGGGACCCCAGCACAGCCGTCCATGGGCCCTGCTGATGGGGCCACACCACTGCCCCGGGCAGGTCCCTCTGCCTCCTGGACGCCCGGCACTGCTGGCGGTCCCTTGCCAGGCGGCCCTCCCTGATCCAGCTTCTCACCGCAGTGCAGCTCCTTGTGGGTCCCAAGCCGTCGCAGCTGCCGGCAGCTCCATGAGACCTGGGTGGCCTTACAGCTGTCAATGTCCATGGGACACAGGGGCacaggctttcttttcttttcttttcttttcgttGTTTttgttgcgttgggtctttgttgctgcatgccggctttctctagttgcagagagcgggggctactttttttttttttttgcggtacacgggcctctcaccgctgtggcccctcccgctgcggagcacaggctccagacgcgcaggcccagcagccatggcccacgggcccagccgctccgcggcacacgggatcctcccggactggggcgcaaacccgcatcccctgcatcggcaggcggactcccaaccactgcgccaccagggaagccccggggcctactctttgttgcagtgcacaggcttctcattgcggtggcttctcttgttgcagagcacgggctctaggcatgcaggcttcagtagttgtggcacgcgggctcagtagttgtggcacatgggcttagttgctctgtggtacgtgggatcttcctggaccaggaatcgaacccgtgtcccctacattggcagatggattcttttttttttttttttttttttttttttgcggtacgcaggcctctcactgttgtggcctctcccgttgcggagcacaggctccgaacacgcaggctcagcggccatggctcacgggcccagccgctccgcggcatgtgggatcttcccggaccggggcacagacccacgtcccctgcatcggcaggcagacactcaaccactgcaccaccagggaagccctggcagatggattcttaaccactgcgccactagggaagtcccaggaagacCATTTCTAAAAAATCTGATTCTGCTTAGATTTATGGTGCCATTGCCagctatttgtgtattttgacctttttcacttaatgttttaTCTTTAACTTAGTGAAAAGGCTTACAAAGCACCACCTCTTCTGTTTTCCCCCAGCTCTTTCCTAGTAAAAGGGCAGAAAGCAGCTCTGGATGTGACCCCGTCCCCATAccctgtgcacatgcacacacacattcagggcacacacatgcacgcacacacacacacacacacacacacacacacacagggaaggggCTTTATATTCATCTGGACAGAGTCAGTCACGTCACGACTCCCTTCTGCGGTCTGCACAGCCCCATCAGGGGACCCCGGGCCCCTTGGCTGGTCTCCTCCCCACTCATGGTCAGTTCTTTCTTTGTCACTGTGCTAAGGAAGCCCTTCACATACTCGAGGCTGACCGTGTTCTTATagaatttatttctcttaaaaatgaattgagattgatttttacaacttttttaaaagaagggaaaTACTTATTATAAAGACTGGAAAAGCCTGAGCTGTATCTCAGATGTGTTTCCAAATGGGGGTCTTCCTCTTTGCCACTCTGGACCTGTGCTTGACCCAGCTTTAGGGAGCTGGGGATGTAAGGTTCAAAGGCAGCTGAAAGGTGTGTGGCTCTATatgaatttctaaaataaacaccGTGTACTAATAGTGGGTGTCCTggtgggtggcagggaggagTGGCTTTCCTGTTAAGCGCTACTGCTTTCTCTTCACTTGCGCATGTTTTGGAGCATGTAACCAACGCCCTGGCATCTGGCCTGTCTTCCAGGAAGGAGGGGTCAGTGACTGCAGTGCTGCCGAGCCCATGGGGGGAGCATCTGGGGTTGCAGGTCCCGATGCTGTGACTTGGCTCAGGCCCGTGTGTGCTCTCCTGTCCCGCAGATGAGCTGTCCGTGGGCCTGGGCCGGCTGAAGGACATCGCCCTGGGGATGCAGACAGAGATTGAGGAGCAGGACGACATTCTTGACCGCCTCACAACCAAAGTGGACAAGTTAGACGTCAACATCAAGAGTACAGAGAGGAAAGTTCGGCAGCTTTGAAGACGGAGGCGGATTTCCACTCCATCGTGatgaaaagatttgaaaggtcTTCTTTTAAACGCCCAAGAAATTTCAGTTATTACTTTAGAATGTGATTTCACATGTGTTTGCAAATGTTGTAACAGAGTGGGTCTCAAAAGAGGTTTTGTTGTAGAGAAAGCATGTGCCCCACTTCTCTGAGGGCCCTGACTAGAGGTGTGCGGGCAGAGTGGtggtcatgccggcctctgcttcCGTCTGTTGTGCTTCTCGTCCCCAGGCCTCCGCGAGGTAGAGCGCTGAGGGCCATGTGACCCGTGTTTGTGGGCATCCTTCTCCCCACGAGCACATTGTGATGCTCTGAGCCCCTTGGCAGGCGTTTGATTTTAGTAGGAGGGGGTTCAGACCAGCCCTGCTCACTGTGACGCCTGGAAGCACATAGGGAGCTAGGTGAGCCCCGCTGCCCCTGCACAGGGTCAGGAACACATTCTGCCCTGGCTGGAGGCTCCCTGGCCCGCTGTCTGAGGCCTGCAGAGCGTGAGAGAGGAGCATCACACAGACGTGCTCCACCAAGCTCCCTGCCCTCAGGTCATCTGGACCAGGCCCCCCATCCAAACATGTTTACTCGGTGCCTGGGGTCCCCTGGCCCATCCAGGATTCCCACCCACTCTTCTGTGCTGCTGGCAACATGCCTTGACCCATCACTTGATTCTCTGGCCCCAGTTTTAGGACTGGAGCTCCACTAATGACACTGACTGTGCACAGAAGGATATGGCTTTAAAAAAAGCCCAGATGTTATCATTCTACCTGGCCTAGCTTGTtctctcttcattttacaaaaaaagagaatcattTAAAAGTACTAATTAAAATTGATTTCTGTACTTAAAGGAATTTCTTGATGTTGGTACCTCCAACAAAATAATTGAAGCCACGAGGTCCTggtctttttaaaagcaaataaattaaaatattttgaagatggTGAAAGGGACTGATTTTAATAAGACAGATTAGGTTGGAAACCTTAAAATCACAGTGCCTTTCACCCTGAAACCTGGCCCCGGCACGGTGACCTTCACCACTTTGGTTCAGTAGAATATAAACAAAGTCCCTTAAAGCAAAGGAACGTCTTTAAGGGGCAGCAGCAATGCAACAGCGTTTATGTAGCAATTCAAATATAAAAGTTCCATTCCATAATGCCTGACTTTCCTAAAAACACTGACAGCCTCTGTGGCCAGATACATCTTTCTGTCATGTTCCAGCCGCCCTGCGAGTCTGACCCACATCACTGGGAATGTCACAGGGCGTTTGGATGCTGTGGAAGGTAATCAGACCCACATCTGCTTATCACAAGCCCATCATGGTTGTTCTCCTGGTAActggaaaaaggaagaattttacaTGTCCACCCGGCCCACACTGAACGAGTTCACAGGGCTTCCAGCAAAAAGGCTGCTCCAAAGCGTGACACCAGGATGCAGGGCAGCCTGGGGGTGCCCGTCCACCCGGCATGTTCCAGGGTTTTCCTCCCTGACGCCTTCCTCAATGGGTGTCATGATAACTGTTCCTGCTCCTTGCCCTCAGGCATAGACACGTGGAGATTAGTCAGCACGCCTAGACCTGAGCTTCTCCGTTCAAATAAATACAGACAAAGGCCACTTGCAAACACTGTCTGCAGCCCTCCTCTCACATAATGGGGTTAGTGATTTAACCAATTTGAAGCAAAGTAGCACcttattttgtgtcttttgttGGATTGATGAagcccatcaccaccacccccttttTTACCCCAAGCTGTGGAGGGAGAGTTGCCCTCACTCTTCTAGAAACGTTTCCCTCACACATGTCTCCCCGTATATTTGGTTCTGTTCTTGTTCAGATCCTTCATTCTAAAGCCTGGGCCAAGGGCCTGTCTCATCCTCGTGCTGGGCAGCATCTCTACCGGGTCCCCACCTGCTCCCGCACCCACTGAGGGCCAGTGGCTGCTGCTTCACACAGCAGAGCCGCTCACACTTTCAGAGAACAAAGCAGGACCAGAGGAGCCTCCAGGACCTACGTGTGGTAACTGTGAGCAGAGGAAAACTCTGCCCTCTGGACGCACGTGTCAGGGAGAAATGGGGGTACCCGGCCGGGGTTGTCCTTCTTGCCACATGGGGTCCAGAAGACAGATCTGGAATTCCATGGTCAACCTGGAAACAAACTGTGCCTTCCAAAAAGTGGCTTTTCTAACTCAAGGTTGGTTACATGTTAAGTGTGCTCCTAACTTAACAATAAGCGCGTTTTCCTTCGGAGGAACTTTTTAACGTAGTGATTTGTAGTTAACAGTGGCAGGTTGCCTCGTGGACGTCTTTTTTGTGTTATATAGGAAAGGAGACCTGAATTTACCTCAGGTGGCAAGAATGGAAGTAcataagtgctttttttttttt harbors:
- the SNAP29 gene encoding synaptosomal-associated protein 29 yields the protein MRCTMVGSEAGPPQASGGRSLRGAGYGRTGASVGSLRYCSCPVVRERPSPRPRPAPPACSRPSAGAMSAYPRSYNPFDDDAEDEGVRPAPWTDNRDLADWPGAPADRQQALRQEVLRRAEATAASTGRSLSLMYESERIGVASSEELVRQRGALERTEKMVDKMEQDLKTSQKHINSIKSVFGGLVNYFRTKPSETPPAQNGTLAPQPSSRLKEAISTSKDQEAQYQTSHPNLRKLNDSDSIPGGADSAVSSEAYPRNPHLRTCHQRIDSNLDELSVGLGRLKDIALGMQTEIEEQDDILDRLTTKVDKLDVNIKSTERKVRQL